In Candidatus Rokuibacteriota bacterium, a single window of DNA contains:
- a CDS encoding alpha/beta fold hydrolase produces the protein MREEVHRIPVDGQKVALVLHLPERTPAPCVVACHGLGASKDSEKYLLLGREFPGAGLVLARFDFRGCGESDGVYSESTIGTRVRDAEGVLEFLVGHPELNGRFGLLGSSMGGYVALFVAAAGRLSGPVVTWNCPATLRGLDPTRSQDLLGLGAAFFDELRAGRYVDAPSGVRCSLTIQADHDEVVPPHHGQLLFDRAAEPRELVLLCGADHRLSDTRHRLEALTRSLAWFGRFLCDSK, from the coding sequence ATGCGCGAGGAAGTCCACCGGATTCCCGTTGACGGCCAGAAGGTCGCGCTCGTGCTCCACCTGCCCGAGCGCACGCCGGCTCCCTGCGTCGTGGCCTGCCACGGGCTCGGGGCTTCCAAGGACAGCGAGAAGTACCTCCTCCTCGGGCGCGAATTCCCCGGAGCGGGGCTGGTCCTGGCGCGCTTCGACTTCCGGGGCTGCGGGGAGAGCGACGGGGTGTACAGCGAGAGTACGATCGGGACCCGGGTCCGCGATGCGGAGGGTGTGCTCGAATTCCTCGTGGGCCATCCGGAGCTGAACGGTCGCTTCGGCCTGCTGGGTTCCAGCATGGGCGGGTACGTGGCGCTCTTCGTCGCGGCAGCGGGCCGTCTTTCCGGACCGGTTGTGACCTGGAATTGTCCCGCGACGCTCCGCGGACTCGACCCGACCCGGTCGCAGGATCTCCTGGGGCTCGGCGCCGCCTTCTTCGACGAGCTCCGGGCCGGCCGCTATGTCGATGCCCCGAGCGGCGTCCGGTGTTCGCTCACGATCCAGGCTGACCACGACGAGGTGGTGCCGCCCCATCACGGCCAGCTTCTCTTTGACCGGGCTGCCGAGCCGCGCGAGCTAGTCCTGCTCTGCGGTGCCGACCACCGCCTGAGCGACACGCGCCACCGGCTCGAGGCCCTGACCCGAAGCCTCGCCTGGTTCGGGCGCTTCCTCTGCGACTCGAAGTAG
- a CDS encoding DUF5615 family PIN-like protein has translation MRFLADESCDFAVVRALRAAGHDVVAIAEISPRATDEGVLEHAIRWVILRLVDVLDVLGTRCSKVRRRNWRGQEC, from the coding sequence GTGCGATTCCTGGCAGATGAGAGCTGTGACTTCGCCGTGGTGCGCGCCCTCCGCGCTGCCGGCCACGATGTGGTGGCCATCGCGGAGATTTCCCCACGCGCCACGGACGAGGGTGTGTTGGAGCATGCGATCCGCTGGGTAATACTTAGGCTGGTAGACGTACTGGACGTACTTGGAACACGGTGTTCCAAGGTTCGAAGACGAAACTGGCGCGGCCAGGAGTGCTGA
- a CDS encoding DUF433 domain-containing protein, translated as MTVTDRIEINPKVMLGKPIIRGTRITVELILRNLSEGATEADLLDAYPRLTREDIQAAIGYAADTVAHEEMEVVEPARGRSRKRTKR; from the coding sequence ATGACGGTGACTGATCGGATCGAGATTAATCCCAAGGTTATGCTGGGGAAGCCCATCATCCGGGGCACCCGCATCACCGTCGAGCTGATCCTGCGCAACCTTAGCGAAGGTGCCACCGAGGCGGATTTGCTGGACGCCTACCCGCGCCTCACGCGGGAGGATATCCAGGCCGCCATCGGCTACGCTGCGGACACGGTGGCTCACGAGGAAATGGAGGTCGTGGAGCCTGCCAGAGGGCGCAGCCGCAAGCGCACGAAGCGCTGA
- a CDS encoding DEAD/DEAH box helicase: MTAPVLTAVRHVVEEYKRFLRTSYRFHDEHLKRQFEEHLQQVDVVVRGPLVTLTRDFRMGQPLRALAEEGVVHRDLLRAHWPFGEDRVYAHQERALRIGVAGRSFLVTTGTGSGKTECFLLPILDYCLKARRQERQGVRAILMYPMNALANDQLERLRRLLRGSGLPISFGL; the protein is encoded by the coding sequence ATGACTGCCCCAGTGCTCACTGCGGTTCGACATGTGGTAGAAGAGTACAAGCGATTTCTCCGCACGTCCTACCGTTTCCATGACGAGCACCTGAAGCGGCAGTTCGAGGAGCACCTCCAGCAAGTCGACGTGGTGGTGCGCGGCCCGCTGGTTACGCTAACTCGCGACTTCCGAATGGGGCAGCCGCTCCGGGCTCTGGCCGAGGAGGGGGTCGTTCACCGTGATCTCCTAAGGGCGCACTGGCCGTTCGGGGAAGATCGCGTGTACGCCCACCAGGAGCGCGCGCTTCGGATCGGCGTGGCCGGCCGCTCCTTTCTGGTCACGACGGGAACTGGATCGGGAAAGACAGAATGCTTCCTCCTTCCGATCCTTGACTATTGCCTGAAGGCCCGGCGGCAGGAGAGGCAAGGAGTCAGGGCGATCTTGATGTATCCGATGAACGCCCTGGCGAACGACCAACTGGAGCGTCTCCGCCGCTTGCTAAGGGGCAGCGGGCTCCCGATCTCGTTTGGTCTCTGA